One stretch of candidate division WOR-3 bacterium DNA includes these proteins:
- the rpmG gene encoding 50S ribosomal protein L33, with protein MRVIISLACTNCNNRNYTTTKDKKKQSRLEIKKYCKFCRKHTLHKEVK; from the coding sequence ATGAGAGTGATCATCAGCCTTGCCTGCACGAATTGTAATAATAGAAATTATACAACGACTAAGGATAAGAAAAAACAGTCGCGGTTAGAGATTAAAAAATACTGTAAATTCTGCCGGAAGCACACGCTGCACAAGGAAGTAAAGTGA